The Podospora pseudocomata strain CBS 415.72m chromosome 1 map unlocalized CBS415.72m_1, whole genome shotgun sequence genome has a segment encoding these proteins:
- a CDS encoding uncharacterized protein (EggNog:ENOG503PXW9): MGVIAEDLNATVARVRIALIQSQVRDQATSPVRRARRRSTTTAVYAGSKDGVPVFSKQKVVRVI; encoded by the exons ATGGGTGTCATTGCTGAGGATCTCAACGCTACCGTCGCCCGTGTGCGCATTGCTCTGATTCAGTCGCA AGTCCGTGATCAAgcaacctcccccgtcaGGAGAGCCCGCAGAAGATCGACTACTACCGCTGTGTACGCTGGATCCAAGGACGGAGTGCCAGTTTTCTCCAAGCAGAAGGTTGTCAGAGTGATCTAA
- a CDS encoding uncharacterized protein (COG:S; EggNog:ENOG503NYYA): MSPHSVSAKKNIGGISGVDGTGEQREWLMGREAFEATMPHHEGIKALWETKWRFPCTKSLYPFHDGRFSDFEPIFQSLIARNVNDGTSAEYTSSFIPTADNLERQGDELLAQGNKTKASELYLRACTVLRIARFPYIASFPDVTDKTKWEAWEKQKATYAKAGKTWESPLEEVVVPHSQAKGRDRKDIPVYVRVPDGKTGPFPAVVLMTGLDGYRPDNTVRCEEFLARGWAAVVVEIPGTADCPADSADPESPDRLWSSLLDWMAKEGRFDMKKVMVWGLSSGGYYAVRVAHTHKERIIGSVAQGAGVHYFYDREWLERADGHEYPFKLTPAMAHKHGFGSVDEYKEKAQKKFSLLETGILKMESARLLLINGTLDGLMPIEDSMMLFEHGSPKEARFFPNALHMGYPMANSSVYPWMESVMKSVQGSK; encoded by the exons atgTCTCCTCACTCTgtctcggcgaagaagaaCATCGGGGGTATCTCGGGGGTGGATGGCACGGGGGAACAGCGAGAATGGCTGATGGGCCGGGAGGCGTTTGAGGCCACGATGCCGCATCATGAGGGGATCAAGGCGTTGTGGGAGACGAAGTGGAGGTTTCCC TGCACCAAGTCCCTCTACCCCTTCCACGACGGCCGATTCTCCGACTTTGAACCCATCTTCCAGTCCCTCATCGCGCGCAACGTCAACGATGGGACCTCAGCCGAGTACACCTCTTCTTTCATCCCCACGGCCGACAACCTCGAACGACAGGGCgatgagctcctcgcccaaggcaacaagaccaaggccTCGGAGCTGTACCTGAGGGCCTGTACCGTGTTGAGGATCGCCAGGTTCCCGTATATCGCCTCTTTTCCCGACGTGACGGACAAGACAAAGTGGGAGGCGTGGGAGAAGCAAAAGGCGACGTATGCCAAGGCGGGGAAGACGTGGGAGAGCccgctggaggaggtggttgtgccTCATTCCCAGGCcaaggggagggataggAAGGATATTCCTGTCTACGTTCGGGTTCCCGACGGGAAGACGGGGCCGTTTCCTGCTGTTGTTCTCATGACTGGGTTGGATGGGTACCGGCCTGACAATACCGTTCGGTGTGAGGAGTTTTTGGCTCGGGGGTGggcagctgttgttgtggagaTCCCTGGGACGGCGGACTGCCCGGCTGATAGTGCCGATCCTGAGAGCCCGGATAGGCTGTGGAGTTCGTTGCTGGATTGGATGGCGAAAGAGGGGAGGTTTGATATGAAGAAGGTCATGGTTTGGGGATTGAGTAGCGGGGGCTATTATGCCGTGCGGGTGGCGCATACGCACAAGGAGAGGATCATTGGGAGTGTTGCtcagggggcgggggttcATTACTTTTATGATAGGGAGTGGCTGGAGCGGGCGGATGGGCATGAGTATCCCTTCAAGTTGACGCCGGCGATGGCGCATAAGCATGGGTTTGGGAGCGTGGACGAGTATAAGGAGAAGGCGCAGAAGAAGTTTTCGTTGTTGGAGACGGGGATTCTGAAGATGGAGAGcgcgaggttgttgttgatcaaT GGCACGCTGGACGGTCTCATGCCCATCGAGGACTCGATGATGCTGTTTGAGCATGGCTCGCCCAAGGAGGCTAGGTTCTTCCCCAATGCTCTGCATATGGGCTACCCGATGGCCAACAGCTCGGTGTACCCCTGGATGGAGTCTGTGATGAAGTCGGTTCAGGGATCAAAGTGA
- a CDS encoding uncharacterized protein (EggNog:ENOG503NXBI; COG:Q), whose translation MFSLKDHTALVTGGTRGIGQAVAIALAEAGADVILVQRNAKDEETATAIRKLGRRVTVVAADLSSPTEVKRIVPELLDEGREIRILVNCAGIQRRYPCEEFPDEDFNEVIQVNLNSVFTLCRDIGAHMLTLEPSPVTGRKGSIINFASLLTFQGGLTVPAYAASKGAVGQLTKSFANEWTSKGITVNAIAPGYIETEMNTALLNDKERLASISARIPAGRWGTPEDFKGTAVYLASKASAYVSGHVLVVDGGWMGR comes from the exons ATGTTTTCCCTCAAAGATCACACTGCCCTCGTAACCGGCGGAACGCGGGGTATCGGGCAAGCTGTCGCCATTGCACTCGCCGAAGCCGGTGCAGATGTCATTTTGGTCCAG AGAAATGCAAAGGACGAAGAGACAGCAACCGCCATCCGGAAACTGGGGCGCAGAGTTACAGTCGTCGCGGCAGACCTCAGTTCTCCTacagaggtgaagaggatcGTTCCCGAGCTACTAGACGAGGGCCGGGAAATACGCATACTGGTCAATTGCGCCGGCATCCAACGGCGGTACCCGTGCGAGGAGTTCCCAGATGAGGACTTTAACGAAGTCATTCAggtcaacctcaacagcGTCTTTACCCTCTGTCGGGATATTGGTGCTCACATGTTGACGCTTGAGCCCTCGCCAGTCACTGGCCGCAAGGgatccatcatcaactttgcTTCTCTGCTCACCTTCCAGGGAGGACTCACCGTGCCAGCTTATGCTGCTTCGAAGGGAGCTGTTGGGCAGCTCACCAAGAGCTTTGCCAACGAGTGGACATCCAAGGGAATCACGGTGAACGCCATTGCGCCTGGATACATCGAGACGGAAATGAACACTGCGCTGTTGAACGACAAGGAGAGGCTGGCGAGTATCAGCGCGAGGATACCGGCCGGAAGG TGGGGCACCCCTGAAGATTTCAAAGGGACAGCCGTGTATCTAGCCAGCAAAGCAAGTGCATATGTGAGCGGTCATGTCCTCGTTGTGGACGGCGGATGGATGGGTCGGTAA
- a CDS encoding uncharacterized protein (COG:Q; EggNog:ENOG503NUAP), translating to MSTEVKTSVLYGAKDLRLETRPLPPLTPDDVRVTVKATGLCGSDLHYYNHFRNGDILVREPLTLGHESAGIVTAVGSAVTDLSPGDKVALEVGQPCESCNLCLRGRYNICPEMKFRSSAKAWPHAQGTLQEEIVHPRKWCHKLPEGVSLEDGALAEPMAVALHALQRAKLEEGAKVLVFGAGTVGLLCAGVSKVVSKASVIIADIQEERVKFATENGFADEGVVVPMKRPETIEEKLVFAREVAEMVGEKMGPVDGTFECTGVESCLQAAIFATAPGGKVMIIGMGNPVQTLPISAASIREVDLVGVFRYANAYQKAIELLANGLRSKLPGLNHLITQRFTGIENIPKAFGMAGRVKDDEGRLVIKVLVNM from the exons atGTCCACTGAAGTCAAAACCTCGGTCCTCTATGGGGCTAAAGACCTCCGTCTT GAAACCCGCCCGCTTCCACCCCTCACGCCAGATGACGTCCGCGTCACCGTCAAAGCCACCGGTCTCTGCGGCTCAGACCTTCACTATTACAACCACTTCCGCAATGGCGACATCCTTGTCCGCGAGCCTCTGACTCTAGGCCATGAGTCGGCCGGAATCGTCACCGCTGTCGGCTCAGCCGTCACCGATCTGTCCCCCGGAGACAAGGTGGCTCTTGAAGTTGGACAACCGTGTGAATCATGCAATCTTTGTCTTCGAGGGAGGTACAACATATGCCCCGAGATGAAGTTCCGCTCTTCCGCCAAGGCGTGGCCCCATGCCCAGGGGACGctgcaggaggagattgtACACCCCCGGAAGTGGTGTCATAAACTACCCGAGGGAGTGAGCTTGGAGGATGGAGCACTGGCTGAGCCGATGGCTGTTGCTCTTCACGCGCTGCAGAGGGCAAagttggaggaaggggcaAAGGTTTTGGTCTTTGGGGCTGGGACGGTGGGCTTGCTTTGTGCGGGCGTTAGTAAAGTTGTGAGTAAGGCCAGTGTGATTATTGCGGATAttcaggaggagagggtcaAGTTCGCGACCGAGAATGGGTTTGcggatgagggggtggtcGTGCCAATGAAGAGGCCGGAGACGATagaggagaagctggtgtttgcgagggaggtggcggagatGGTAGGGGAGAAAATGGGACCGGTGGATGGGACGTTTGAGTGTACGGGGGTGGAGAGCTGTCTGCAGGCTGCCATCTTT GCCACGGCTCCAGGAGGCAAAGTCATGATCATCGGCATGGGCAACCCAGTTCAGACTCTTCCCATCTCAGCAGCCTCGATCCGAGAGGTCGACCTCGTTGGCGTCTTCAGATATGCAAATGCTTACCAAAAAGCCATTGAGCTGCTCGCTAATGGTCTTCGATCAAAATTGCCTGGGTTAAATCACCTGATCACGCAACGCTTCACAGGTATTGAGAACATACCCAAAGCCTTTGGAATGGCGGGTCGAGTCAAAGACGACGAGGGAAGATTGGTGATCAAGGTGCTGGTCAATATGTAA
- the GAR1_1 gene encoding H/ACA snoRNP pseudouridylase subunit (COG:S; EggNog:ENOG503NU9F), whose translation MPPKHFTLNTGAKIPSIGLGTWQSPPGQVASAVSYALQNGYTLIDGAYCYANEDEVGQGLAEAFSTGKVKREDIFVVSKVWTTYNTRVEEGLDKSLKSLGLDYVDLFLVHWPLLMNPEGNHDRFPTKADGSRDIIQGYNHVDTWKQMEALLKTGKAKAIGVSNYSKLYLEQLLPHATVIPAVNQIENHPGLPQQEIVDLCKEKGIHIMAYSPLGSTGGPLLSAEPVVKIAEKHGVKPSSVLLSYHAPRGSTVLAKSVTPERIKENIESLIDLDEEDQAELKAYSDKLVAEKKWQRFVYPPFGVNFGFPDKQ comes from the exons ATGCCCCCCAAACActtcaccctcaacaccgGCGCCAAAATCCCGTCCATCGGCCTGGGAACCTGGCAGTCGCCCCCAGGCCAGGTAGCCTCCGCCGTCTCCTACGCCCTCCAAAACGGCTACACGCTCATCGACGGCGCCTACTGCTACGCCAACGAAGATGAAGTCGGCCAGGGGCTCGCAGAGGCCTTTTCCACCGGCAAAGTGAAACGAGAGGACATCTTTGTCGTGAGCAAGGTCTGGACTACGTACAACACCCGCGTCGAGGAAGGATTGGACAAGAGCTTGAAGAGTCTGGGGTTGGATTACGTTGATCTGTTCCTGGTTCACTGGCCGCTGCTGATGAATCCTGAGG GTAACCACGACCGGTTCCCCACCAAAGCGGACGGGAGCCGCGACATCATCCAGGGGTACAACCATGTTGATACCTGGAAACAGATGGAGGCGCTGCTGAAGACgggcaaggcaaaggccatcGGTGTTTCCAAC TACTCCAAGCTCTACCTTGaacagctcctcccccacgcCACAGTCATCCCAGCCGTCAACCAAATCGAGAACCACCCCGGTCTTCCCCAGCAGGAGATCGTCGACCTTTGCAAGGAAAAGGGAATTCACATTATGGCGTACAGCCCCCTGGGGTCAACTGGTGGACCGCTGTTGAGCGCCGAGCCGGTGGTCAAGATTGCGGAGAAGCATGGCGTGAAGCCGAGCTCGGTCCTGCTGAGTTACCACG CCCCGAGAGGCAGCACCGTGCTCGCCAAGTCCGTCACCCCCGAGCGCATCAAAGAGAACATCGAGTCTCTGATCGacctggatgaggaggaccaGGCTGAGCTGAAGGCGTACTCTGACAAGCTGGTTGCGGAGAAGAAGTGGCAGCGGTTTGTGTACCCGCCATTCGGTGTCAACTTTGGTTTCCCAGACAAGCAGTGA
- the sed5 gene encoding Integral membrane protein SED5 (COG:U; EggNog:ENOG503NU11; BUSCO:EOG09263J3H), whose product MAVAINDRTAEFRHIVSAAKRKQVAKPGSQRLLGSSQQSAANGDAKPKRSEFARSAAEIGRGISATMGKLQKLAQLAKKRSLFDDNPIEVNELTFIIKQDLSRLNEDIRNLQALSRRLHPKPDQEGENNKNILLLLQGKLGDVSANFKDVLEIRTKNIQASRSRTEAFVSNVGQHAQLSLQQSASPLYGTPNRGTPSPGNDLISLNPVVDQQMQLQMMEEGGQNNYIQQRGQAIEAIESTINELGSIFGQLAGMVSEQSEMIQRIDANTEDVVDNVEGAQKELLKYWSRVSSNRWLLAKMFGVLMIFFLLWVLIAG is encoded by the exons ATGGCCGTCGCGATCAACGACCGCACGGCGGAATTCCGTCACATTGTCAGCGCCGCGAAGCGCAAGCAAGTGGCAAAACCTGGATCGCAAAGACTCCTCGGCAGTAGTCAACAAAGCGCCGCCAACGGCGATGCCAAACCCAAGCGCTCAGAGTTTGCGCGGAGTGCGGCAGAAATCGGCCGAGGAATCTCGGCTACTATGGGCAAGCTGCAAAAGCTGGCTcagctggccaagaagcgATCCCTCTTCGACGACAACCCGATCGAGGTGAACGAGTTGaccttcatcatcaagcaAGATCTGTCCCGCCTCAACGAGGATATCCGAAATCTCCAGGCCCTTTCCAGACGGCTGCACCCAAAACCGGACCAAGAGGGtgagaacaacaagaacatTTTGCTTCTCTTGCAGGGCAAGTTGGGGGATGTCAGCGCGAACTTCAAG GACGTGTTGGAGATCAGAACCAAGAACATCCAGGCctcgaggtcaaggaccGAGGCATTTGTCTCTAACGTCGGGCAACATGCGCAGCTTTCCTTGCAGCAATCTGCCTCCCCGCTATACGGCACGCCGAACCGGGGGACACCATCACCGGGGAATGACTTGATTTCTCTGAACCCAGTGGTAGACCAGCAGATGCAACTccagatgatggaggagggtggccaGAACAACTACATTCAGCAAAGAGGCCAAGCCATCGAAGCCATTGAATCTACCATCAACGAACTGGGGTCCAT CTTCGGTCAACTAGCTGGCATGGTCAGCGAACAATCAGAGATGATTCAAAGAATCGATGCCAACAC AGAGGACGTCGTGGACAATGTTGAGGGCGCACAGAAAGAGCTTCTCAAGTACTGGTCACGagtcagcagcaacaggtgGTTGTTAGCCAAGATGTTTGGCGTTCTT ATGATATTCTTCCTGCTCTGGGTGTTGATCGCCGGGTAG